In the genome of Aricia agestis chromosome 4, ilAriAges1.1, whole genome shotgun sequence, the window CAAACAATGAAAATAACAGTaaagattttgaaataaaaagcttAGGAACAAAAGAACAAATTTTGCTCGAACTTCCAGAAtctcaaaataaaaattcattagATACAAATTCATCTAatgaaaacttagttttattagtTGGCGATAATGAGATTGCAAACATAAATGAACCAGTATGTAATACAAATACTGAAAATGATGATTATTCCACAAATGAGGCCAATTTACTTGAAACTGACTTTGTAAGCAAAGACAAGAACGAGTTGCAATCAACTAAGGCTTTAGACTTACAGTCTGATGACCAATCTGTTGTCGAAATTGAGAATACAGAGTATAATTTGAATCTGAACAATGATTTAGATAACTTGAATAGCCCACAAAAAGATTCTAGTGGAAATGAAAAAGTGTTAAATGAATCAAATGGTATACACACTGAAAGCTGTATCAATGAGTTATCTTTTCCAAATGAGGACTATTCACATGTTAATATTGATCGAGCTATAGATAGCCCGAATCTTGAAGAGAAATTACATTTACAAAAGTCGAATGAAAACGAAGACTATTCTAGAGACAGATCTATCGATGTGGATAATGACGCTGCAAGTTCTATGGACTTAGAAAAGGCAGCAATTACAATCCAAAAAGTGTTCCGAGCGtttctttttaaaagtaaaactttaAGCACAGAAGAAGTCACAAATATCGATTTAAATTATCTGGTCGATAATGACGAAAAGGAGGTAATTAAAtcgatactatattataataatttaaattttatattttgtcatgttatcaataaattgattatatcaTTTTAGGCAGTAAAAGATCCGTCAGTTATGAATAAGGAGCGAAGATCGGGTATTAGCAGGATGGATACCGTGTTGCAAACGGTTAATGAAGAGAAATCTCTATCCTTGTCCACGGATGACTCGTCCACACTTTCAAGTGCAGCTACCATAATACAGGCCCATGTGAGAGGATTTTTGGTTCGCTGTAAAATGCCATTTAATAAAACTGTATCGACCGTATCGGTTCTCGATTCGGATGTTCCATCTGCTGCTTCCTTGGATAGTGACCACAACCAGCAGGttaataaaaccatattaaacaTTCACATCGTACCCGAGGGGAATAATTTCATCAGTAGAGACGAAAGTTTAATTACATCTTTAGATGTGTCGCTAGACGGTAGTCCTCGTCAGTCTTCCAGTTTACATCCCCTGGGGTACGACATAAGTGAAAGGAGAAAACAGCTCAAAAGAGAGGACGCTATACAGTCTGTGACGCCACCGAGCAATAACAGTGGCAAGTTGAGCGAAGAAGTCGACTCTGTCAAAGAAATCGTACTCAACGACAGTACAGATGAACCCAACTTAGAAGCATCAGAGAAAAATGACGAATTAAAGAAGGATGACCACCTACCTGAATTTGAAAACCATTCGTCTGAGACTCGTCTGG includes:
- the LOC121726577 gene encoding uncharacterized protein LOC121726577 isoform X1; its protein translation is MSLRSSRMYGAAVPTMPPGLVELMEGLAKDVLKNSPDNIYEFCAQHMKKLIEIRDGKERKNDSPSIEKVTKVQENDQGKTEINQKLDDTDIEAVKVNEPEEAEASKNETDEKQIDEEFLNDSHESEKENESEQKHIDESTIGSNTVESANNENNSKDFEIKSLGTKEQILLELPESQNKNSLDTNSSNENLVLLVGDNEIANINEPVCNTNTENDDYSTNEANLLETDFVSKDKNELQSTKALDLQSDDQSVVEIENTEYNLNLNNDLDNLNSPQKDSSGNEKVLNESNGIHTESCINELSFPNEDYSHVNIDRAIDSPNLEEKLHLQKSNENEDYSRDRSIDVDNDAASSMDLEKAAITIQKVFRAFLFKSKTLSTEEVTNIDLNYLVDNDEKEAVKDPSVMNKERRSGISRMDTVLQTVNEEKSLSLSTDDSSTLSSAATIIQAHVRGFLVRCKMPFNKTVSTVSVLDSDVPSAASLDSDHNQQVNKTILNIHIVPEGNNFISRDESLITSLDVSLDGSPRQSSSLHPLGYDISERRKQLKREDAIQSVTPPSNNSGKLSEEVDSVKEIVLNDSTDEPNLEASEKNDELKKDDHLPEFENHSSETRLEISKSKFIETRNITSDEADVVTPFVTDSGTVNSSANDPSKLLHSGEFHDIVLPTVVSRSNSSVVREFQNVLVYFLLWNPS
- the LOC121726577 gene encoding uncharacterized protein LOC121726577 isoform X2; protein product: MSLRSSRMYGAAVPTMPPGLVELMEGLAKDVLKNSPDNIYEFCAQHMKKLIEIRDGKERKNDSPSIEKVTKVQENDQGKTEINQKLDDTDIEAVKVNEPEEAEASKNETDEKQIDEEFLNDSHESEKENESEQKHIDESTIGSNTVESANNENNSKDFEIKSLGTKEQILLELPESQNKNSLDTNSSNENLVLLVGDNEIANINEPVCNTNTENDDYSTNEANLLETDFVSKDKNELQSTKALDLQSDDQSVVEIENTEYNLNLNNDLDNLNSPQKDSSGNEKVLNESNGIHTESCINELSFPNEDYSHVNIDRAIDSPNLEEKLHLQKSNENEDYSRDRSIDVDNDAASSMDLEKAAITIQKVFRAFLFKSKTLSTEEVTNIDLNYLVDNDEKEAVKDPSVMNKERRSGISRMDTVLQTVNEEKSLSLSTDDSSTLSSAATIIQAHVRGFLVRCKMPFNKTVSTVSVLDSDVPSAASLDSDHNQQVNKTILNIHIVPEGNNFISRDESLITSLDVSLDGSPRQSSSLHPLGYDISERRKQLKREDAIQSVTPPSNNSGKLSEEVDSVKEIVLNDSTDEPNLEASEKNDELKKDDHLPEFENHSSETRLEISKSKFIETRNITSDEADVVTPFVTDSGTVNSSANDPSKLLHSGEFHDIVLPTVVSRSNSSVVRGE